One part of the Segnochrobactrum spirostomi genome encodes these proteins:
- a CDS encoding ATP-binding protein: MPWPTGMTSLDPVRNPYAPGAGTPPPELAGRGQILLDARTALRRVQGGRAERSVILVGLRGVGKTVLLVKIKEIADDLGFKAAFIEAQENRSLASLIIPMLRSILLTVDFSERARDVSKRALRVLKSFIGSVKISTGDIDYGLTINPEVGVADSGDLQADLSDLMVAVGEAAKAAEKAICVLIDELQYVNEVEFSALIMAIHRVNQLNLPIIVVGAGLPQILAHAGSAKSYAERLFRFPQIGALEPTDAVAALSNPAVEEGVEYDADALEEILKTTERYPYFIQQWGHDSWNHAKGTTISLDDVREATKRALATLDESFFKVRFDRCTPAERRYMRALAELGPGPHRSGDIAEALGTKSTSVAPVRSKLISKGMIYSPQHGDTAFTVPLFDAYMRRIIPTFDVISTDGT, encoded by the coding sequence ATGCCCTGGCCTACTGGGATGACATCATTGGATCCTGTGAGGAACCCTTACGCACCGGGTGCTGGAACTCCTCCGCCCGAACTTGCTGGACGGGGTCAGATTCTCCTCGACGCACGCACCGCTCTGCGCCGTGTTCAAGGTGGGAGGGCAGAGCGGAGCGTGATTCTCGTCGGTCTCAGAGGGGTCGGGAAGACGGTTCTCCTGGTCAAAATCAAGGAGATCGCTGACGATCTAGGCTTCAAGGCAGCGTTCATCGAGGCACAGGAGAACCGTAGCCTCGCCTCGCTGATCATTCCGATGCTGCGCTCGATCCTCCTGACGGTCGATTTCAGCGAGCGAGCGAGAGACGTCTCGAAGCGCGCCTTGCGTGTCCTGAAGAGCTTCATCGGTTCCGTCAAAATTTCGACGGGCGACATCGATTATGGCCTTACCATCAATCCGGAGGTCGGCGTTGCCGACAGCGGAGACCTGCAGGCCGATCTGAGCGACCTTATGGTCGCTGTCGGCGAAGCAGCCAAGGCTGCCGAAAAGGCCATCTGTGTCCTGATCGACGAGCTTCAATATGTGAACGAGGTCGAATTCAGCGCCCTCATCATGGCGATCCATCGGGTCAACCAGCTCAACCTTCCGATCATCGTCGTCGGCGCAGGGCTCCCGCAAATCCTGGCTCATGCCGGTTCAGCCAAATCCTACGCCGAGCGTCTCTTCCGCTTTCCACAGATCGGCGCGCTCGAGCCGACCGATGCCGTCGCGGCCCTCTCCAATCCCGCCGTCGAGGAGGGTGTCGAGTACGACGCCGACGCTCTCGAAGAGATTCTCAAAACCACGGAAAGATACCCCTACTTCATTCAGCAATGGGGCCACGATTCCTGGAACCATGCCAAGGGGACGACAATCTCTCTCGACGACGTTCGAGAAGCGACCAAGCGAGCGCTCGCCACGTTGGACGAAAGCTTCTTCAAGGTTCGATTCGACCGATGCACGCCTGCGGAGCGTCGCTATATGCGAGCGCTGGCGGAACTGGGACCTGGCCCGCACCGATCTGGCGATATCGCAGAAGCGCTCGGTACAAAATCGACGAGCGTGGCGCCGGTCCGCTCGAAATTGATCTCAAAGGGCATGATTTACTCGCCGCAACACGGCGATACGGCTTTCACGGTGCCGCTCTTCGACGCCTACATGCGTCGGATCATTCCGACCTTCGACGTCATCAGCACCGATGGCACCTAA
- the lptE gene encoding LPS assembly lipoprotein LptE, which translates to MSSDDITGRRGAMPSRRAVLMGGLAIGGLGLAGCTVQPLYGTMPGTSGATTMSEFKAIKVDEQTGRVQQVLRNALMYDFTGGGDADDHARYRLRFILSESTASVAIQSMSQVPTQILLTINVSFYLIDIATNRTLLTGTSFANASYTFSSQRFANTRAQIDAENRAAESVADDMRIRLATFFATHPAVK; encoded by the coding sequence ATGTCGTCGGATGACATCACCGGGCGCCGCGGCGCCATGCCGTCGCGCCGCGCCGTCCTTATGGGCGGCCTCGCCATCGGCGGGCTCGGCCTCGCCGGCTGCACCGTGCAACCGCTCTACGGCACCATGCCGGGCACGAGCGGTGCCACGACCATGAGCGAGTTCAAGGCGATCAAGGTCGACGAGCAGACCGGCCGGGTGCAGCAGGTGCTGCGCAACGCGCTGATGTACGACTTCACCGGCGGCGGCGACGCGGACGATCACGCGCGCTACCGCCTGCGCTTCATCCTCTCGGAGAGCACCGCGTCGGTCGCCATCCAGTCGATGTCGCAGGTGCCGACGCAGATCCTGCTCACGATCAACGTCAGCTTCTACCTCATCGATATCGCGACGAACCGCACCCTGCTCACGGGCACGAGCTTCGCCAACGCCTCCTACACCTTCTCGAGCCAGCGCTTCGCCAACACCCGCGCCCAGATCGACGCGGAGAACCGCGCGGCCGAATCGGTCGCGGACGACATGCGGATCCGCCTCGCCACCTTCTTCGCGACGCATCCGGCGGTGAAATAA
- the holA gene encoding DNA polymerase III subunit delta, producing MVALKGGEFDRLVAHPERTPPLVLIFGPDHGLVAERAAALAKAVAGNSDDPFALVRLDGSDLASDPARLIDEARTVALFGGRRTIWVRDVGAKSIEPAVKPVLEDPPRDAVVIVEAGDLKKGTGLRKRVEDDRLAAAVACYADAGADLDRLISEEAAAHKLAVDEDARHALHLLLGSDRRLSRSEVEKLCLYAAGSGRVGLEDVRAIVGDTGAFALDDAIDAALTGDVATLDRELARLSAAGTHPSAVLTAALRQIHTLAKARLNVDAGTPAAQAVERMVPPVFFKRKGTVARILTLWTTPRLEAAGAKVDEAVVQSRLKAAIGTEIATEALLALATAARAAARR from the coding sequence ATGGTCGCGCTCAAAGGCGGCGAGTTCGACCGGCTCGTCGCGCATCCCGAGCGGACGCCGCCCCTCGTCCTGATCTTCGGGCCCGATCACGGCCTCGTCGCCGAGCGCGCCGCCGCGCTCGCCAAGGCGGTCGCCGGCAACAGCGACGATCCGTTCGCGCTCGTCCGGCTCGACGGGTCCGACCTCGCCTCCGATCCCGCCCGCCTGATCGACGAGGCGCGCACCGTCGCCTTGTTCGGCGGGCGGCGCACCATCTGGGTGCGCGACGTCGGCGCCAAATCGATCGAGCCGGCGGTGAAGCCCGTGCTCGAAGACCCGCCGCGCGACGCCGTGGTGATCGTCGAGGCCGGCGATCTCAAGAAGGGAACGGGCCTGCGCAAGCGGGTGGAGGACGACCGCCTCGCCGCGGCCGTCGCCTGCTATGCCGACGCGGGCGCCGATCTCGACCGGCTGATCTCCGAGGAGGCGGCGGCGCACAAGCTCGCCGTTGACGAGGACGCCCGTCACGCGCTGCACCTTCTGCTCGGCTCCGATCGCCGCCTCTCCCGCTCGGAGGTCGAGAAGCTGTGCCTCTATGCCGCCGGCTCCGGGCGCGTCGGCCTCGAGGACGTGCGGGCGATCGTCGGCGACACTGGCGCCTTCGCCCTCGACGACGCCATCGACGCGGCGCTGACGGGGGACGTCGCGACCCTCGACCGCGAGCTCGCCCGGCTGTCGGCAGCGGGGACCCATCCGTCCGCCGTGCTCACCGCGGCGCTGCGTCAGATCCACACGCTCGCCAAGGCCCGGCTCAATGTCGATGCCGGCACGCCGGCGGCCCAGGCGGTGGAGCGGATGGTTCCGCCGGTGTTCTTCAAGCGGAAGGGCACCGTCGCCCGCATCCTGACGCTGTGGACGACGCCGCGTCTCGAGGCGGCCGGGGCGAAGGTCGACGAAGCGGTGGTGCAATCGCGCCTCAAGGCGGCGATCGGCACGGAGATCGCGACGGAGGCCCTGCTCGCGCTGGCGACCGCTGCCAGAGCCGCCGCGCGGCGCTAG
- the rlmN gene encoding 23S rRNA (adenine(2503)-C(2))-methyltransferase RlmN: MAVALDIARQNPNAPVLAAVAAVPADDPRPSLIGLTREEMAEALIGAGIAPAQARMRVSQLWHWLYHRGVTDFAEMTNVAKDLRARLAGIFTLARPEIVAEQISTDGTRKWLMRFPARGAGRPVEVETVYIPEEGRGTLCVSSQVGCTLTCTFCHTGTQTLVRNLTAEEIVAQILVARDRLGDHPGGTAPTDGAMPSEGRAVTNIVMMGMGEPLYNFDHVKAALVIASDGEGIALSRRRITLSTSGVVPMIHRAGDEIGVMLAISLHAVRDDLRDVLVPLNRKYPIAELLEACRNYPGLSNARRITFEYVMLKGVNDSPADARALVRLLNGIPAKINLIPFNPWPGSPYECSDWETIETFADIVNKAGYASPIRTPRGRDILAACGQLKSETQRMRARERLALGAMVAGTAD; this comes from the coding sequence ATGGCGGTTGCCCTCGACATCGCCCGGCAGAACCCGAACGCCCCCGTGCTCGCGGCCGTCGCCGCGGTCCCGGCCGACGATCCGCGCCCGTCGCTGATCGGGCTGACGCGCGAGGAGATGGCCGAGGCCCTGATCGGCGCCGGCATCGCGCCGGCCCAAGCGCGCATGCGCGTCTCCCAGCTCTGGCATTGGCTCTATCACCGCGGCGTCACCGACTTCGCCGAGATGACGAACGTCGCCAAGGACCTGCGCGCGCGGCTCGCGGGCATCTTCACCCTCGCGCGGCCCGAGATCGTCGCCGAGCAGATCTCGACCGACGGCACGCGCAAGTGGCTGATGCGCTTTCCCGCGCGCGGCGCCGGCCGGCCGGTCGAGGTCGAGACGGTCTACATTCCCGAAGAGGGCCGCGGCACGCTGTGCGTCTCGAGCCAGGTCGGCTGCACGCTGACCTGCACGTTCTGCCACACCGGCACCCAGACCCTGGTGCGCAACCTCACCGCCGAGGAGATCGTCGCCCAGATCCTGGTCGCCCGCGACCGCCTCGGCGACCATCCCGGCGGCACCGCCCCGACCGATGGCGCGATGCCGAGCGAAGGCCGCGCGGTGACCAACATCGTCATGATGGGCATGGGCGAGCCGCTCTACAATTTCGACCACGTCAAGGCGGCGCTCGTCATCGCCTCGGACGGCGAGGGCATCGCCCTGTCGCGCCGGCGCATCACCCTCTCGACCTCGGGCGTGGTGCCGATGATCCACCGCGCCGGCGACGAGATCGGCGTGATGCTCGCGATCTCGCTCCATGCGGTGCGCGACGATCTGCGCGACGTCCTGGTGCCGCTCAACCGCAAATATCCGATCGCCGAGCTCCTCGAGGCCTGCCGGAATTATCCCGGGCTCTCGAACGCGCGGCGCATCACCTTCGAGTACGTGATGCTGAAGGGGGTCAACGATTCCCCCGCGGACGCGCGCGCCCTCGTCCGCCTCCTCAACGGCATTCCGGCGAAGATCAACCTGATCCCCTTCAATCCCTGGCCGGGCTCGCCCTACGAGTGCTCGGACTGGGAGACGATCGAAACCTTCGCCGATATCGTGAACAAGGCGGGCTACGCCTCGCCGATCCGCACGCCCCGTGGGCGCGACATCCTCGCCGCCTGTGGTCAGCTCAAGTCGGAAACGCAGCGCATGCGGGCACGCGAGCGGCTGGCGCTCGGCGCCATGGTGGCGGGAACGGCGGATTGA
- a CDS encoding invasion associated locus B family protein, producing MQVRTLIFSGLFSALVGTCLPALFVSGPAFAQAAAPAAGKEPTLLKQNGDWAAYSHGSGAAKQCFAMTTPKTKSPANLNHGDVFFFVSNRPAENIRMEPSILVGYNFQENSKVVVDIDGQKFNLFTKGDGAWVESAPQEAALIAAMKKGKAMKVAGTSGRGNPTGYTFSLSGISATLADVAKACP from the coding sequence ATGCAGGTACGCACGCTGATCTTTTCGGGTCTTTTCAGCGCCCTTGTCGGAACTTGCCTTCCCGCCCTCTTCGTCAGCGGCCCCGCCTTCGCACAGGCAGCCGCTCCGGCCGCCGGGAAGGAGCCCACTCTTCTGAAGCAGAATGGCGATTGGGCCGCCTACAGCCATGGCAGCGGCGCTGCCAAGCAGTGCTTCGCGATGACCACGCCGAAGACCAAGTCGCCGGCGAATCTCAACCACGGCGACGTGTTCTTCTTCGTGTCGAACCGCCCGGCCGAGAACATCCGGATGGAGCCGAGCATCCTCGTCGGCTACAATTTCCAGGAAAATTCGAAGGTCGTCGTCGATATCGACGGGCAGAAGTTCAACCTCTTCACCAAGGGCGACGGCGCCTGGGTCGAGAGCGCGCCGCAGGAAGCGGCGCTGATCGCGGCCATGAAGAAGGGCAAGGCGATGAAGGTCGCCGGCACCTCCGGCCGCGGCAATCCGACGGGCTACACCTTCTCGCTGTCCGGCATCTCGGCGACGCTCGCCGATGTCGCCAAAGCGTGCCCCTGA
- the mepA gene encoding penicillin-insensitive murein endopeptidase has product MALAWPLSARDLAGAPAKYLFGRVPTPSGGPTEAIGFYAKGCLAGAVALPLDGPDWQVMRLSRNRHWGTPNLVSYIERTAAAARQTGWPGLLVGDMSQPRGGPMPTGHASHEIGLDVDLWYDPMPARRLSDEERETLSARSMLIPGTRDLDRTRWTPALSQLIRVAASDPEVERIFVHPAIKAELCRWATGDRTWLGRVRAYWGHDDHFHVRLACPPGMASCQSQKPVPPGDGCGPELAWWFTDEPWKPAPKSDKPPPPPMLLPALPAACQTVLTEPGADLASPR; this is encoded by the coding sequence ATGGCGCTCGCCTGGCCGCTGTCGGCGCGCGATCTCGCCGGCGCACCGGCGAAATATCTGTTCGGCCGCGTTCCCACCCCGTCGGGCGGCCCGACCGAGGCGATCGGCTTCTACGCCAAGGGCTGCCTCGCCGGCGCCGTGGCGCTACCCCTCGACGGGCCGGACTGGCAGGTGATGCGGCTCTCCCGCAACCGTCATTGGGGTACGCCGAACCTCGTATCCTACATCGAGCGGACCGCGGCGGCGGCGCGACAGACCGGCTGGCCGGGCCTTCTGGTGGGCGACATGTCGCAGCCGCGCGGCGGCCCGATGCCGACCGGCCACGCGAGCCACGAGATCGGCCTCGACGTCGACCTCTGGTACGACCCGATGCCGGCGCGGCGGCTGAGCGACGAGGAGCGGGAGACCCTGTCCGCGCGCTCGATGCTGATCCCCGGCACCCGGGATCTCGACCGCACCCGCTGGACGCCGGCGCTGTCGCAACTGATCCGCGTCGCCGCCTCGGACCCCGAGGTCGAGCGCATCTTCGTCCATCCGGCGATCAAGGCCGAGCTCTGCCGCTGGGCGACCGGCGACCGCACCTGGCTCGGCCGCGTGCGGGCCTATTGGGGCCACGACGATCATTTCCACGTCCGCCTCGCCTGCCCGCCCGGCATGGCCTCGTGCCAATCGCAGAAGCCGGTGCCGCCCGGCGACGGCTGTGGCCCCGAACTCGCCTGGTGGTTCACCGACGAGCCGTGGAAGCCGGCCCCGAAGAGCGACAAGCCGCCGCCCCCGCCGATGCTGCTCCCGGCGCTGCCGGCGGCATGCCAGACCGTCCTCACCGAGCCCGGCGCAGACCTCGCATCGCCCCGCTGA
- a CDS encoding tol-pal system-associated acyl-CoA thioesterase translates to MNDAWSREWPDLSGLLVGQRHLLPIRVYYEDTDFSGIVYHANYLRFMERGRTDFLRLHGVGHTALGAGEHGEPLAFAVRSMALEFLAPARIDDLLIVETVPALMGGARFTIDQRVLRVGDETEDSVLVTARVTVALIGGDGRPRRIPPGLRAQIASTPEDGAGA, encoded by the coding sequence ATGAACGACGCATGGTCGCGGGAGTGGCCCGATCTCTCCGGACTCCTCGTCGGGCAGCGCCATCTCCTGCCGATTCGGGTCTATTACGAGGACACGGATTTTTCCGGCATCGTCTACCACGCCAATTATCTGCGCTTCATGGAGCGGGGACGGACGGATTTCCTGCGCCTTCACGGCGTCGGGCATACCGCGCTCGGTGCCGGCGAACACGGCGAGCCGCTCGCCTTCGCGGTGCGGTCGATGGCGCTCGAATTTCTGGCGCCGGCGCGAATCGACGACCTCCTCATCGTCGAGACCGTGCCGGCTTTGATGGGCGGCGCGCGATTCACCATCGACCAGCGGGTGCTGCGGGTCGGCGACGAGACGGAGGACTCGGTCCTGGTGACCGCGCGGGTCACGGTCGCGCTGATTGGTGGCGACGGCCGCCCGCGACGCATTCCGCCGGGGCTCAGGGCGCAGATCGCCTCGACGCCGGAGGATGGCGCGGGCGCGTGA
- the tolQ gene encoding protein TolQ has translation MNPADVASTALAAPSADISLISLFLQASIIVKVVMLGLLFASIWCWAIIIDKQILITRTRSQMNKFEEAFWSGQSLEELYRTLAGRTNSALGALFVAAMREWKRSHEGERPAIASLAQRIDRVMDVTIARETERLERRLLVLATVGSAGPFIGLFGTVWGIMTSFQAIAASKNTSLAVVAPGIAEALFATALGLVAAIPAVIAYNKLSAEVNHLGSRMEAFADEFSAILSRQIDERR, from the coding sequence ATGAATCCCGCTGACGTGGCGAGCACGGCGCTCGCCGCCCCTTCCGCCGACATCTCGCTCATCAGCCTCTTCCTGCAGGCTTCCATCATCGTGAAGGTGGTGATGCTGGGCCTGCTGTTCGCCTCGATCTGGTGCTGGGCGATCATCATCGACAAGCAGATCCTGATCACCCGCACCCGCTCGCAGATGAACAAGTTCGAGGAGGCCTTCTGGTCCGGCCAATCCCTCGAGGAGCTCTACCGAACGCTCGCGGGGCGCACCAATTCCGCCCTCGGCGCGCTGTTCGTCGCGGCGATGCGCGAATGGAAGCGCAGCCACGAGGGCGAGCGGCCGGCGATCGCGAGCCTCGCCCAGCGCATCGACCGCGTGATGGACGTAACCATCGCCCGGGAGACGGAACGGCTCGAACGCCGCCTCTTAGTGCTCGCCACCGTCGGCTCGGCCGGCCCCTTCATCGGCCTGTTCGGCACCGTGTGGGGCATCATGACGAGCTTCCAGGCAATCGCGGCCTCGAAGAACACCAGCCTCGCGGTCGTGGCGCCGGGCATCGCCGAGGCGCTGTTTGCGACCGCGCTCGGCCTCGTCGCCGCCATCCCGGCCGTCATCGCCTACAACAAGCTCTCCGCCGAGGTGAACCATCTCGGATCCCGCATGGAGGCCTTCGCCGACGAGTTCTCCGCGATCCTGTCGCGGCAGATCGACGAGCGGCGCTGA
- the tolR gene encoding protein TolR produces MGAGIGPMGDTGGGRRRRRRNRPVSDINVTPLVDVMLVLLIVFMVSAPLLTVGVPIDLPNSRAKPMEGDTQPITINIKADGSIVINSDTQVTPDELVTKLQAIAKTGDEEQRIFVRGDKAADYGTIMSVMGRLNEAGFRHIGLVTLGDEGS; encoded by the coding sequence ATGGGCGCTGGCATCGGACCGATGGGAGACACCGGCGGGGGGCGACGCAGGCGCCGCCGCAACCGCCCGGTGAGCGACATCAACGTCACGCCGCTCGTCGACGTGATGCTGGTGCTGTTGATCGTCTTCATGGTGTCGGCGCCGCTGCTCACGGTCGGCGTGCCCATCGATCTGCCCAATTCCCGTGCCAAGCCGATGGAAGGCGACACCCAGCCGATCACCATCAACATCAAGGCGGACGGCAGCATCGTCATCAACAGCGACACCCAGGTCACGCCGGACGAACTCGTCACCAAGCTCCAGGCCATCGCCAAGACCGGCGACGAGGAGCAGCGCATCTTCGTGCGCGGTGACAAGGCGGCGGACTACGGCACCATCATGAGCGTCATGGGCCGCCTCAACGAGGCGGGTTTCCGTCACATCGGTCTGGTGACCCTGGGGGACGAAGGCTCGTAA
- a CDS encoding cell envelope integrity protein TolA, whose translation MRWDPGVIASTVGHAAILLWILVGLPRTEPLAAPPIDAMPVDLVPISETTNVHKGSKTAPLKEVPQASPLDTAHKDRTGDDVGNATTPQQAPPTPETTKTAAEPDAAPPPPPPAEPTPAPPKEATPPPPPPPQQEPTPPTPEAPAEAPQEEAPAPTPPPPPPPQKKPPPPKPAPSESAADAAAAALKKAQQQPAKTADQNDKSKFSPDKIAALLNKAAPSGGGTASSKDPVALGSPRGQGKGKLSQSEYDALKAKIYSCWNPPPGGMDQGDSTARLEVKLNQNGMVASVSVVKMGDAPMARAVAESGRRAVLRCVPYDMLPPDKYDDWQQVNITFDPRDATGG comes from the coding sequence ATGCGTTGGGATCCCGGTGTCATCGCATCGACGGTCGGCCACGCGGCGATCCTGCTCTGGATCCTCGTCGGCTTGCCGCGCACCGAACCCCTCGCGGCGCCGCCCATCGACGCGATGCCGGTCGATCTCGTGCCGATCTCGGAGACGACCAACGTCCACAAGGGCTCCAAGACGGCGCCCCTGAAGGAGGTGCCGCAGGCCTCTCCGCTCGACACCGCGCACAAGGACCGCACCGGCGACGACGTCGGCAACGCGACGACGCCGCAGCAGGCGCCGCCGACCCCGGAGACGACGAAGACCGCGGCCGAGCCCGACGCGGCCCCCCCGCCGCCGCCCCCGGCCGAGCCGACCCCGGCGCCGCCGAAGGAGGCGACCCCGCCGCCGCCTCCGCCGCCCCAGCAGGAGCCGACGCCGCCGACGCCCGAGGCGCCCGCCGAGGCCCCGCAGGAGGAGGCGCCCGCCCCGACGCCGCCGCCGCCCCCGCCGCCACAGAAGAAGCCGCCGCCGCCGAAGCCCGCGCCGAGCGAGAGCGCCGCCGACGCGGCCGCCGCCGCCCTGAAGAAGGCGCAGCAGCAGCCGGCGAAGACGGCGGATCAGAACGACAAGAGCAAGTTCAGCCCGGACAAGATCGCGGCCCTGCTCAACAAGGCTGCGCCGTCCGGCGGCGGCACCGCGTCGTCGAAGGACCCGGTCGCGCTCGGCAGCCCGCGCGGCCAGGGCAAGGGCAAGCTCAGCCAGTCGGAATATGATGCGCTGAAGGCGAAGATCTACAGCTGCTGGAACCCGCCGCCGGGCGGCATGGACCAGGGCGATTCGACCGCGCGCCTCGAGGTCAAGCTGAACCAGAACGGCATGGTCGCCTCGGTCTCCGTCGTGAAGATGGGCGACGCGCCGATGGCCCGCGCCGTCGCCGAGAGCGGCCGCCGCGCCGTGCTGCGCTGCGTGCCCTACGACATGCTGCCGCCGGACAAGTACGACGACTGGCAGCAGGTCAACATCACCTTCGACCCGCGCGACGCCACCGGCGGCTGA